The Syntrophobacterales bacterium genome has a segment encoding these proteins:
- a CDS encoding response regulator transcription factor yields the protein MNVLIIEDEVKVASFISRGLEEEGYRVDVANDGRQGLDQLKESSYDIVLLDLMIPEIDGLEVLREVRSWGMNTPVLIITAKSSKEDVVKGLDTGSDDYLTKPFSFDELLARMRALLRRSKQADTRILEYGHIVLDPYDRKLSMDSKEVELTDKEFLIMEFLLKNPERPLTRNEIAEYVWQNKVESTNIVDVYVNFLRKKLDSLSTRRYIHTVRGIGYIIKEGDEES from the coding sequence ATGAATGTACTCATAATTGAAGATGAAGTCAAAGTCGCAAGCTTTATAAGCCGGGGCCTTGAAGAAGAAGGATATCGCGTCGATGTAGCAAATGACGGGAGGCAGGGCCTGGACCAACTGAAAGAGTCAAGCTATGATATTGTGCTTCTTGATCTGATGATCCCGGAGATTGATGGACTAGAGGTCCTAAGAGAAGTGCGCTCTTGGGGTATGAACACGCCTGTTCTTATCATCACGGCCAAAAGTTCTAAAGAAGATGTGGTAAAAGGGTTAGATACCGGGAGCGACGACTACCTGACCAAGCCATTTTCCTTTGACGAGCTTTTGGCCCGGATGCGCGCCCTTTTGAGGAGGAGCAAACAGGCCGACACCCGCATACTCGAATACGGACACATTGTCTTGGACCCTTATGACAGAAAATTGAGTATGGACTCTAAAGAAGTGGAACTGACAGATAAGGAGTTTCTTATCATGGAATTCCTGCTCAAGAACCCTGAAAGACCACTCACGAGAAATGAGATAGCCGAATACGTGTGGCAGAATAAGGTCGAATCGACAAACATTGTAGATGTATATGTCAACTTTTTAAGAAAGAAGCTCGACTCACTCTCCACAAGGAGGTATATTCATACAGTACGGGGTATAGGCTACATAATTAAAGAAGGCGATGAGGAAAGTTAA